The nucleotide window CATGAACTTCAATTTCTTGAGGGAAATTAAAACCGACGATAATATTTTCTGGGTGTATtactgatttttttcttcttcttcttttctttctaatatgcaaaaagaagaaagataGTTGTTTGTAATTGAAGATAACTAGTAAGTTTGGATGTCTGCAATATCATACTGATTACTAGCGGTGGAACGTTTTTGTCTTTAAGGGCAATGTCATTTTCGTAGAACAGTAAAAATCTGTAGTGACAACAGTCACTTGTGCTAAGTCAGTTAGTAGCCTTTACTCTTTACTGAATAGCTGTGACTATTCTCTCTGGCATAAAGAGTTGGTTGTTACTATTGATACTCATGCttatattttttccattttgatcttttttccttttaatggAGTGAAATGTTCCACCTGAGATACTTTTTGTTTTATACAATTAAGGTAAACCATTTTAATCTAtaagatttttaaattttcatttgtgGTGTCTGATTTTGTTTGGTGTGAATTTGTGTTTCTAATGTTTTTAATAACTGTTCTGTGGCTGCCTGAATATTAAAAAACGGCTATTTGTTTTTTCTCAGATGTGGATTTTTGACACAAGTGATGGTGACCCTCGTCTTTTGCGCTTTCGAAGTGGGCATAGTGCTCCTCCCCTCTGCATAAAGTAAGAATTATTTTCCAGGTCTTAGTTTATTAGGAGAAATATTTTTGATAAACTTTTTAGTGTAATGCTAACTATTGCGGAAATAACTCCTACTCCAATGTCTGTTCTATTTTATGTTCCATCTGTCAACCTTTCCTTCGATGCAAGTTTTCTCTCACTAATATGCTTTGAAACAATATCACTTTCATGGCCTCTGATTTTCAgcatatgaatttttttgttgaatccCGTCTTGATTTTTCGAGTGGATGTAATGCTATTTTATATGAGGTTTTGCTCTGTTCCATTTTACTGGCTACTTTTCTCGACCTTTTTGTGAAGGATTAACTACCATTGTGCCTCCCTCCTTTTTTAACcgttttttcttcaaattaaagATCTTCATTCATACAGAAATATGCAACCATTTGGGTTAAACTGAGCTGTTTAGCTTATTTTTTTGGCATCGTCGCCGTTTTATAAGATGGTTGTAAATTTCACACTACCATTTTGCCATGTGCCATCATTTAAGTCACACCTGCAACTTATGTGACAGGTTTTATGCTAATGGAAGACACATTCTTTCTGCTGGCCAGGATCGAGCTTTTCgccttttctctgttgtacaGGTTGGTTGTAGTTCATTTACTTGACGTTTTCTCTAATCTAAAACTAACTTTGGTTTATTTGGAGAGTAATCTAAGAGTAACCTCATTTATTTTGACGGTCTATCCACCTAACTACTCTAATGTTGCTTCTTTCAGCCATTCCAATTTATGTAATGttttacttttacttttttattaggATATTTTAGTCTTTAACACATCATTTTATTATAAAGGCAACATaactaatcattttcttaaaatacgTGCATTAACTTAAACAACACTTACAATGAGACggatttaatattaattatatacttttttgGTCTATGGTCTTTGCTCGCTCCATGCCTGCTGGGATGCTTTTTTCCCCCCTATTTTATATTGGCTATATTTCATGGCTTCATATATTGTGTATGTTTGCTgttcaaaaccattttctacTCTATCTTTCCTCATATTTATTGCTGACGCacttattgaaattgaaatgttaaTAGGATCAACAAAGTAGGGAACTTTCTCAACGCCATGTTTCTAAACGCGCTAAAAAGCTGAGAGTTAAGGTAATATCGGTGCTCTCtcattctgattttttttttttgttgcctaACAGATCTTTGAATGCATTGCtcctttatttttcatttcctgtttaaattttgaagattttggttACACATGCACACCCTGCAGAGTAATATCTgtttcattaaaaaagaaatacatgATCCATGTAGACCAAGTTTGGAGTCTACTGTTAATCTGAGttgctatattttttattcttgtacTGCAGCCATTCGCTTTagtagttattattttattggaaTGACAAAATGTTTGTTCCTTCTATTTGCATGCACGATTGTACACATTACAGAATAACGCCTGTTTCACTGAAATAACCTTTTGTTGCGTAATCTGAGAGTCTTGTTATGGAAACTAGATGAAGAAGGTTGAGGATACCATTTTGGAAACTGGTTGAAGAATTCTAAAACTGTTTGCCAAAGAATTTGTTCGGTTTATGTTATTTAAGGGGAGCACTGGTTGCCTAGGTTCTCCGATGGATTgtgttttaaagtttttctttcctttattttctgttgggttttggattttcaatttatactaggctaaagtgcacttttcgccccctatgtttcaaaatgttgcgattttagccccctattaaaaaaaatggcaattttggcccccttcatcccaaaattgctgagaagacgccacgtgtcccaaaaaaggggccataattgcaactttttgtaaagataaggggtcaaaaagcatatttcccttatgttaggaggtcaaaagagcatatttccctaaacataggggggccaaaattgcaacattttgaaacttagaggGCGAAAAGTGAAGTTGAGCCTTTATACTACTTCCCTCTAGTTAACATTTCAAATatctgtaataaaaaaaaattcaagtatcTGCGCGTGAGCTAAAAGTAACTTATAGAGTTTTAacatatattctttttattctctttccCTGAAATAATATAACTCTCTTCCAAGCCTTAGATTTGTGTCCACTTTTTCACAAAGTTTATGGAGAGCgaaaaaattgtaatattttgaagttgaatGATTTATTCAAATGCACATGATTGAAATACATCTGTGGGGTATGGGCAATGTATTGTATTCAATGAACAACAGGTACCAGTACTTCTTTGCTATTCTACTTTGTCAACAAACTTTTGAAGAGTAAAAATGTTAACTTTGAAATGTTACTTTAGATGCAAATTCATTTAATTTGTGGACATCTTGAATTTGTCTAGCATGTTTATTCATGGTTCTTGTATGTTGTGTTAAAATTTGGAAGTCGGTAAAAATAGAGTTTGTAATTGTTATTAGGCTGAGCGATAATGCCTTCTTTTGCGTTTGATGTCAACATGGATAAGGACTAGGGAGAgattaagaaatatattttactctgattatatttttttttctttgttgatgAAAAATCACATTCATTGAAAATATCTGCAGCTAGTGATATTCCCTCTTCAACCCGACcatattcaattaaattattatggTGCACTTAGTTATAGCTGTgcttatttataaataattgtttttttttttttgcaaattcaaaatttgtacATTGGCTTTTACATGCTTTAATCCAAATTATCCACTTATGTTTTCTctgtatatttgtgtttgtaCAGGAGGAAGAAATAAAGTTGAAGCCTGTGATTGCGTTTGATTGTGGTAAGTTCTTTTTATGACATTCATTCATTCTGGTGTAATTGTACTGTAGTTGTGATGATCAAACTTATGTATGGTTATTAATCCAATGACTTAATGTTATACTGATTGCATCTTTGAATTGATTTATCAGAAGAATGTCTGGTAAGTGGATGATGGGTATACTTACAAAGAAATGAATgattaaatgataaatatatttgttttaccTTCTAGCTAGTTTGATTAAGATTTAGTATTTTGGTACAATTTTGGATAAGGAATACTCcataacaaaaatgaaataaacaaggaaaaaGGGAAAACATCAATTTATCAATGTTGCTCAACCACTCCGCATATTGTTAAGGAAACCTCTTTTAAACGACTGTGTGATTTATGTCAAATAGAGTCCAATCACCAAATATTGTCCCAAATCAGCTGTTAAGCCAAGAATACTTGTTAAAAATTCATCTTTGCACAAACATCTGTATGCATGTAATTTGACTATTGTGTTGCACTTGAAGCATTTAGAATAATTGGTTTATAACAAAAAACACTGTCAGAAGTTTCACTTATTTTCTTGTGCAAACTTCAGCTGAAATTAGAGAACGTGATTGGTGTAATGTGGTTACCTGCCATACGGATACTGCCCAAGCATATGTGTGGAGActtcaaaattttgttcttGGAGAGCATATATTGACTCCATGCCCTGAAAATCCAACGCCTGTAAAGGTTAGGACTTCCTCCTcgttaagtttttttaatttcttacaaTTACCGCTTCCACAGAAgatatgtgtgaaatgctctGCTTATTTTAGTAGGTCTCTCAATTTGTTGCTTCAACTTCCATTTTAGTAGGTCTCTATTAGGGTGTTACTTTTTTATATGCATTTTGAGAGAGTGTTGGATCCTAGCTGAGTACTGCTTTCATATTGAAACAGACTTGTGCCATCAGTGCTTGTGGCAATTTTGCCATTTTAGGGACAGCTGGTGGTTGGATCGAAAAGTTCAACCTTCAATCTGGAATTCACAGGGGTGCTTACATTGACATGTCAGAATCAAGAAGTTGTGCTCATGATAGTGAAGTGGTTGGAGTAGCTTGTGATGCAACAAATACTCTCATGATAAGTGTGGGATATCAAGGAGATATAAAggttcatattttttgtttgaaggcACTCTATAACTGTCACCTGTTTACATCAAATAACAAGCAATCAAAACACTGGTTAGCATTGCTAATTATACTAGGAATCCTCATTTATGAGTTTCATTGCAGGTTTGGGATTTCAAAGAACGGAGTCTTAAATCCAAATTGGATGTTGGTTGTTCTGTTGTTAAGATTGTTTACCATCGTTATAATGGTAATCTGAATATTCATTACTTTTCATGCTTCTATATCCATGTGTTTGTAAATTACTAATTCCTtgtgttaaaataaaataataatattaatgtgtATGAGCTATGATTATGAGTATTAGAAATTAGTTTTTACTGTATAATTCATATTCTTGAGCCATGAAGTTGATTGAAGGTTTATAATGAATTTCAGGTCTCCTGGCTACAGTAGCAGATGATTTAACAATTAGATTGTTTGATGTTGTGGCTCTCAGACTTGTTCGTAAATTTGAAGGTCACACAGATCGTATAACAGATTTGTGCTTCAGTGAGGATGGGAAATGGCTTCTTTCGTCCAGTATGGATGGAAGTCTTAGAATTTGGGACGTGATCTTAGCGAGACAGATAGATGCTATTCAAGTTGATGTGCCTATCACGGCATTATCACTGTCCCCAAACATGGATATATTAGCAACTACCCATGTTGATCAAAATGGGGTATACCTGTGGTAAGTTTCCAAATTTGTTTTCTCTGttcattaaacataattttctgCAAAATATTCCCCATTTTTCCAGTGTTTGTTGTGTCTGTTATGTAATCTTTTATGGTCTTTGCCAAATGATCCTGTAAGATGAGGAAACTGATTCCCTCTTGTAGGTGAAATTCATTTTCTAGAATGAAGTTACTGAGGCAACATTCTCTATATAATATTTTCACTATCATGTTAACAAATacttattttgttatgtttctgAAAGTTGCAAACAATCTTGAATTGGAGAAGCGTTCCCTTTGTAATTTAAATGACATTGATTGAATCTATGGTTCTATAAATTTCAGAATGTTAATACAAAACAATTTCTGATATTGAGAAATTTTACCAGGGTAAGCCAGGCAATGTTCTCTAGCAGTCCAAATGTCGATTCATATGCAAGTGGAAAAGAGGTTGTGAGTGTCAAGTTGCCATCTATCTCTTCCACAGGAGATACTCAAGTTGCACATTCTGGTGAGCCGGTGAATGACTCTCAACCTAAAGATGCTCCGGCTTTCCCAACTCAAGATAAGCAAATACCTGATTTAGTTACACTTTCATTGCTTCCCAAGAGCCAGTGGCAAAGCTTAATCAATTTAGACATTATAAAGGTCTTCTACTACTCAGATAATTCCTTCTCATTCTATGAACTTCTGATTGAaccttattttcttctttttctatttttgttttctgttatgCTTGTGAATGACATTTCGTATTTCTTCTTTGGTGAATGTTGAATTCTGAATTCCAGGTACGCAATAAACCTATTGAGCCTCCaaaaaaacctgaaaaggcTCCATTCTTCCTGCCTTCAGTTCCATTGCTCTCTGGGGAAATATTGTTTGAGCCTGGAAAGGTATCAGTAGAGAAGGATGGAATAGACAATGCAAAACAAATGAACAAGATAAAATTAGATACGCCATCATCCCGTTTTCTGTATCTTCTTCAATCCACAAAAGAGTCAGACAATTGTAAGAATCCAACACTTCATTCTTATTtacattttgtatttaaattacaGTCGATTAATTATAGCATGCTTGGAAACTATTTGCATCCTTCAAGATGATGTTTGATTGAAATAAAAGTGGTTGTCTTTGAGCCTCCGTTTATacgtgattttttttccttcaccgGTTCAATAAATATGCACTTGGGTTTATTTCAGACTTCCTTTTTAGAGTAAAAACATGTAAACGTATATTCATTTTTAACCATTTTTGGTGAGTGCTCATCCAAATACACTTAtgatttattcatttttctgAAAAACATGTTTTGTTAGGATCTAACATTCTATATTGCAGTTGCAGCATTCACTGATTATATCAAAGGATTATCTCCATCAACTCTGGATATGGAATTCCGAATGCTTCAGATCCTTGATGACGACAATGATGAGCAAGAAGATGAGAAGAGACCTGAGTTGGTACCGATTGAACAACTCatggattattttatttttgagctCTCCTCCAGAAATAATTTTGAGTTTCTACAAGCCGTCATCAGGCTATTTTTGAAGGTTTGTCACATCTCTCCTTGGCCAGTTCAGTTGTTTATAGAAGTTCAAAggaatgtgatttattttttcctGATTGTATATTTACTTTGTTTCTTTATCTTGCTAGATACATGGCGAGACAATTCGGCAACATAAACACTTACAAGAAAAAGCAAGGAAACTCCTAGATATTCAGTGCATGGTATGGCAGAGGGTAGATAAGTTGTTTCAAAGTACGAGGTGTGTGGTTGCTTTTCTTAGTAATTCCCAAATTCATGCTTGACAAGTTCTCAACTCTCTTAAGTGGAAGTTTAGgcagaaaatgaaaacaaacattGAATATGTGACTGGAATATATTTGTTCTCCACTTATACTAGTATTTGATGGAGAAATTAGAGCAGAAATCGGATTTAAAGCTTTTGGAGGAGGTTTCCTGTTttctattattaaatttttatggaGAATCCAATGTACGAATTTTTGTAACGGGATAAAAATAGTATGATATACTCATCCTCATAGGAGGGAAAATTTTGTATCATTTCATTTGCAATTTATCCCACCAATGTTTCAAGAGAAACTTTGCAGCTCATAGATTACTTTTTCCTTTACTCGCTcgcatattttttatttttgtaggatattcttgaagactaaattgttgtgttttgtttgtaTTAGTTATAGATGAAAAAAGGTATCTGTTTCTTTTCTCTagaaaaatttaatcaatttatttttgcaCTCACTGAAATTTTCACTCTTAATTTTAGAGGACATGTCAGTTCAAGGATCAATGGTTCACCTATGGTCGAACCATGTCCATGTGGTTGAATAGTTGAATAAcatttgtaatatttattatattatatgcaacaatatattaaataaaaataataaaatatacatgACACATAACAAGAAAACTAAAGAGGTTGGGTAGCTCAACTTGTCTCAGATACATGCTCAAATCCTAACAAGgagaaaaaactaatataataattaacatactaacatttgtcattaaaaaaaattaagcgaATGAACCTAATattggattaaaaaaaacaatttatagaaaataaattgagaatTGCCCTATCGATTATGTGAATTGCTCAAAAGTCTTTCGAATTTATTGTATTGTAACTCCCAATTGTACAAAACCTATTAAGAGTCGGCTTACTCTAGAAATTGAGCAATCCGCGGGTGAATAGAGCAATTCTTAAATAAATTTACTACaacattttaatactttttggATCAATCAATCAGATTTTGGAATTATGCTCTTCTTCCATCAAAAATTGCTCGCTTCCAACCAAACTTCTGAAAATACtcatgcgtgacttaagtcacgcagcttacgtgagttaactcacgcatgatTCATAACTAGTCTCAGTTAACTCATACAACGTGACTTATGTCATACAGAGGTATTTTTCGGAAGTTTGGTTGGGAACGATCAATTTTTTACGGTAGAAGAGCATAATTCTAGATTTTGAACTGAATAAAGTTTGGGCCAAAGAATGAGTAACCCAAAAAAGAACTCTATATATAACTCTAATTCTCTTGCATTGAGTGTGCAGCGCCTCCATATCTAACATTTTCAGATCAATCTCTCCCAGCTTCTAGACTAGACTAGGATACGCATTAAACTcctctcatcatcatcatcatccatgATGGAGCTCCTGCTACAATCTTTATTGCCAAAGTTCCAACTAAGTTTCAGTATAATGACTTACTTTTGTGTTCAACCGTGATTTCCTTGATTAATTAGgtattaaattttttcttaaactTTCATCAATTTATTGGGTTATGTTTATCAGTTATATGTTTCCATATTTCACTACCATCTTGCGTTATTTCTAGAAATACATTTCTTAACAAGTATGGGATGAAGCTAAAGTGGAAATTAGTATGGGTGTATATTGATTAATTAGTGAATAagggtttttgtttttcttcttgttggAGTAGCACTAAACcctaacaaataaaatagaaataagacctttatcataaaattgaatgtgaaattgaaGTTAGTCTAGGCTTTGTATGTCTATATCTCTTTTCCGGGTAACAAATTGCATATTTAAAAGCTATATATTGATATACTATTTTCATGTGTAGAGATGAAGAAAGAGTCTCTCATGAGGTCTGAgacaagaaaagagaaaaaaagagttGACTGAAGCATATGTGCCTGGATTCGGAATGTGTACCATTGCTACTTGGTTGTGCTAAGCCACCACCTCATTTCGATGGAAGGGATGTACATACGAGCACTTCAAGCGAAACTGAAGTAGATGTTGATCAGGACCGATGACTTAGGAGGTAGAATGTTGATAAGGGCAATCTAAGTTGAATTGAGGCGGCCTTGGCACTTGCTAGAAAGAATGCATTCACAAGGACATTCATGGTTCGGTAAATTTCACCCAAGAAGAAAGTCGTTGAATGCTTTAAAATTCTTCATGGTGATTGTAAAATAGAAGTGTTTCTCGGTGATGATCAATAAAATAGAAGTTTAAAATAGGTCCAATACACCAAGCAGCAACTTTAGCTACAAATATGGGAAATAGATGAGAGTCACTTAGGCATGTCTTGTAAaccatgaaatgaaatgagaacACTTACTGGTGAcaataacattaaatatatcACTCATTCTTTCTATATCCCTTTTGGAGGAAGGTTTCCTTTTTGTGGGGAATCATATGGTGTAATTTATGTACAAGAAAAAATAGTCTGGTTTAATTATCCTCATTACCAGGAAAATTTTGTATTTGTGTACTTCTTCTTTGCCTCCGTTTGTCTACTTTATTGGCAGTGTAGTCTGGAATTTTTGTCGAGACAAAGCAATACGCTACTTAAATATTCACAAAGCATGAATCCAATTTAATGGATATGATTTTTATccgaatttgattttttgtaaTCAAATTAGTTATTTTCGTGTAGTTTATATATCCAACATATGATTGTCTAATGAACCATTGAGATGTGGAAActcacttaaaaaaagaaagttaaatCAGTTAtgtgagtttagctcaattggtcaagataatgcataatatatgtaaggtttgaggttcgaaccccaaacaccaccaaaaaattaaaaagctaAATCATAGTATTTAGTGAAATATTGACTATGCATAGAAAAAGAGGTTGGATTAAAGTGGTCAACCTAATTTGTCATTCTCTCGTTTTACTCTCTAAAATACGTATTGTTTTATGTTGTGTCTAAACAATAAGTAGTTTTTAAACCATTTttatccatcaaattagtctatGAATTACCactatcttttatatatttaaagaaACTTAAAAACTCATTTGATGTATTATTAATAGTTTAGAGGTTCTCGTCTCTAATCCTTAGACTactttacaaaaaaaagtttagggCCTactcattatatttttatagtcgaatatatcatatattaaaagtttatttgttttatatcAAATGAGTCATGAGAAACAACATTAGAAAATATTTAGtcaaaaagaaggaaaagaaatatcaatttgtttgttaaaaatttaaatattggtTAGGCACTTAAAT belongs to Medicago truncatula cultivar Jemalong A17 chromosome 6, MtrunA17r5.0-ANR, whole genome shotgun sequence and includes:
- the LOC25497027 gene encoding U3 small nucleolar RNA-associated protein 21 homolog, whose protein sequence is MGIFEPYRAIGCISTGVPFSVQRLNTETFVTVSVGKAFQIFNYAKLTLVLVSPQLPKKITSLASYRDFTFASYGNHIAVFKRAHQVATWSSHTAKVKSLLLFGEHILSLDAQGNIFLWAFKDIKDNLVPVGHIVLDQNFTPTCIMHPDTYLNKVLIGSEQGTMQLWNISTKKKIFEFKGWDSPISCIVSSPALDVVAVGCTDGKIHVHNIRYDEELVTFTHSTRGSVTALSFSTDGQPLLASGGSSGVISIWNLEKKRLHSVVREAHDGVITSLHFFANEPVLMSSSADNSIKMWIFDTSDGDPRLLRFRSGHSAPPLCIKFYANGRHILSAGQDRAFRLFSVVQDQQSRELSQRHVSKRAKKLRVKEEEIKLKPVIAFDCAEIRERDWCNVVTCHTDTAQAYVWRLQNFVLGEHILTPCPENPTPVKTCAISACGNFAILGTAGGWIEKFNLQSGIHRGAYIDMSESRSCAHDSEVVGVACDATNTLMISVGYQGDIKVWDFKERSLKSKLDVGCSVVKIVYHRYNGLLATVADDLTIRLFDVVALRLVRKFEGHTDRITDLCFSEDGKWLLSSSMDGSLRIWDVILARQIDAIQVDVPITALSLSPNMDILATTHVDQNGVYLWVSQAMFSSSPNVDSYASGKEVVSVKLPSISSTGDTQVAHSGEPVNDSQPKDAPAFPTQDKQIPDLVTLSLLPKSQWQSLINLDIIKVRNKPIEPPKKPEKAPFFLPSVPLLSGEILFEPGKVSVEKDGIDNAKQMNKIKLDTPSSRFLYLLQSTKESDNFAAFTDYIKGLSPSTLDMEFRMLQILDDDNDEQEDEKRPELVPIEQLMDYFIFELSSRNNFEFLQAVIRLFLKIHGETIRQHKHLQEKARKLLDIQCMVWQRVDKLFQSTRCVVAFLSNSQIHA